One Triticum dicoccoides isolate Atlit2015 ecotype Zavitan chromosome 4B, WEW_v2.0, whole genome shotgun sequence genomic window carries:
- the LOC119292291 gene encoding vacuolar protein sorting-associated protein 24 homolog 1-like, with protein MEAVKSLLKPKPTPQQQLREWQRRLRNEGRNIERQIRDVQKEEKKVEKAIKESARRGDMGSAKALAKELVQSRKAVNRLYENKAQLNSISMHLGEIVATTRTVGHLSKSTEVMKLVNNLMKAPEIAVTMQEFSKEMTKAGVMEEMVNDAMDSALDDEGMEEEIEEEVDKVLSAIAGETASQLPDAVRKQKEKVTQPSTSEPAQRTALAESVDDDEDDLEKIRERLAKVRS; from the exons ATGGAGGCGGTGAAGAGCCTCCTGAAGCCGAAGCCGACGCCGCAGCAGCAGCTGCGCGAGTGGCAGCGCCGCCTCCGCAACGAGGGCCGCAACATCGAGCGCCAGATCCGAG ACGtgcagaaggaggagaagaaggtggAGAAGGCCATCAAGGAGTCCGCCAGGCGCGGCGACATGGGATCCGCCAAG GCGCTGGCCAAGGAGCTGGTGCAGTCCAGGAAGGCCGTCAACCGCCTCTACGAGAACAAGGCCCAGCTCAACTCCATCTCCATGCACCTCGGCGAGATCGTCG CTACCACCAGGACGGTAGGACATTTATCCAAGAGCACCGAAGTGATGAAGCTTGTGAACAATCTGATGAAGGCCCCAGAGATAGCTGTCACCATGCAGGAATTCAGCAAAGAGATGACAAAG GCTGGCGTGATGGAAGAGATGGTCAATGATGCCATGGATTCAGCACTGGACgatgagggcatggaggaggagatCGAGGAGGAGGTTGATAAGGTCCTCTCCGCAATCGCCGGGGAGACTGCGTCCCAGCTTCCTGATGCCGTCCGCAAACAAAAAGAGAAGGTCACACAACCATCGACAAGCGAACCCGCACAG AGAACTGCTCTAGCGGAATCcgttgacgacgacgaggatgatctAGAAAAGATAAGGGAGAGGCTGGCCAAAGTGAGGTCGTAG
- the LOC119292292 gene encoding xyloglucan endotransglucosylase/hydrolase protein 31-like has protein sequence MMTMMMQIRPHIGISRLMVVVGAVVLLLQGRSAEAQPSPGYYPSSKVSSMPFSQWYTNLWGAQHQSLSPDQTSLTLWMDRSSGSGFKSKRAYRNGYFGVSMKVQPGYTAGVNTAFYLSNNEVYPGYHDEIDVELLGTVPGEPYTLQTNVYVRGTGDAHPIVGREMRFHLWFDPAAAFHHYAVLWNPDEIVFLVDDVPVRRYQKKVEATFPEREMWAYGSVWDASDWATDGGRYRSDYRYQPFVSGFKDFKVAGCEVGAPASCGPVPAGPGGGLSSQQTAAMSWAQQRAMVYYYCQDSSKDRSNYPEC, from the exons atgatgacgatgatgatgcagATTAGGCCACATATTGGCATCTCACGTCTCATGGTGGTGGTAGGAGCCGTGGTGCTGCTGCTGCAGGGTCGTTCAGCTGAGGCGCAGCCCTCTCCCGGCTACTACCCGAGCTCCAAGGTGAGCTCAATGCCGTTCTCGCAGTGGTACACCAACCTGTGGGGCGCCCAGCACCAGTCCCTCTCCCCGGACCAGACCTCCCTCACCCTCTGGATGGACCGCAGCTCAG GGAGCGGGTTCAAGTCGAAGCGGGCGTACCGGAACGGCTACTTCGGCGTCTCCATGAAGGTCCAGCCCGGCTACACCGCCGGCGTCAACACCGCCTTCTAC CTGTCGAACAATGAGGTGTACCCGGGGTACCACGACGAGATCGACGTGGAGCTGCTGGGCACGGTCCCCGGCGAGCCCTACACGCTGCAGACCAACGTGTACGTCCGGGGTACCGGCGACGCCCACCCCATCGTCGGCCGGGAGATGCGGTTCCACCTCTGGTTCGACCCGGCCGCCGCCTTCCACCACTACGCCGTGCTTTGGAACCCCGACGAGATCGTCTTCCTCGTCGACGACGTGCCCGTGCGCCGCTACCAGAAGAAGGTGGAGGCCACCTTCCCCGAGCGGGAGATGTGGGCATACGGCTCCGTCTGGGACGCCTCCGACTGGGCCACCGACGGCGGCCGCTACAGGTCCGACTACCGCTACCAGCCCTTCGTATCCGGGTTCAAGGACTTCAAGGTCGCCGGCTGCGAGGTCGGCGCGCCCGCGTCGTGCGGCCCCGTGCCGGCCGGGCCCGGTGGCGGGCTGAGCTCGCAGCAGACCGCCGCCATGAGCTGGGCGCAGCAGCGGGCCATGGTCTACTACTACTGTCAGGATAGCTCCAAGGACCGCTCCAACTACCCAGAGTGCTAG